The Nitrososphaerales archaeon genome segment CATAATACATTCCCTCCTCTGTTGGCTCGACAAAGATCTTATGCTCGCTATACCCGCTTGTCAATTCAACAGTAAGCCTTTGAATAAGGTCATACGGTTCGATGCGATCCCTATCGAGTATCAATGAAAACGTGACATTTTTTTCATTTGAATATGTGCTTGATATCCTAAATACCACTTCGGTGGCACTTCCAATAGGAATGATGTTGTTGGTGCTCTTCAACTCAACGATTGAAGGTTTGTTTCTTAATAGATCAATCTGCATTTGCTTATCCGTTAGCGTTATATCATGCATGAGCCACAGCTCCTCATCGTAAAGAAGGTTCTGCTCTATCCGGTATACCCTTACCATGTATTCGCCGACCTTTAGATCCGTAAAGTAGGCATCCCCTTTCCTGTTAAACGCGGCAGCTGCAACTTCCCTCTCACTGTTATCGTAGATTATTGCAGTGAACTTCCCTAGTTTCTCGCCTACCTTCTCACGTCCTTCATAGAGGGAAAAAACAAGCTGTTCCACCCTTGGAGGCCATGAGGTTACAACCTTAACCTCCTTTCGTGTCCCAGGTTCAAGCTTGATCTGCGAGTGCTCGTATGATAGTTTGTTATCAATGAAAATGGACGCAATATAGTACTCCTGCGAACCTGTTGACTGTAGCCAGAAGCGTGGTGTCGTGCCTTCCTTATCAGTAACCCCAGATTGAATAAGATTGTTCCTATACGATCTTATTTCCACATCTGCCCCTTCGATAGGTGTTACGCCATCAGAATAGAAAATATTCAATCTCATACCTCCCGGTGGTAGAATTTTTATCACAAGTTTCTCTTCGATCTTACGGAGTTCAACAGCGTCAGAACCAGCAAACATGTCATTCACATAAACATCCACCCTGTACTTGTGATTTAACCGAAGTGATGGAAACGTGTACGGATTCATTTCTGTACTTACCACCTGAGAAGGTTCTTCAACCGAATCTCTGTAAAGCATGAGAGTCATCTGCCAGGGGTTCACCCTATCACCATTGGTGTAAAGCACCGTTACCTCGAGCGAACCGTGAGCTTGACCATAGGATTGGGTAGGAAAAGCTGCAATGATCAATAGCACAAGTATTGCAAATCCCTTTGCAAAAAGAGCCCGTGCTAACCTTTTGTCAATGCTCATATTCGATCTTTTCAGTACCAACCCACCTTACCCCCCTCCCAATATGTTTGGTCTTCTCCCAAAAGACGGGCTTGAATATCTCTTGATAAAATGCGCGCAGAGCTGCCAGAGGCATCATGATGTTGAGGTAGTAAATAATATGTAATGCATATCTTCTATCTAAAGAGATGCCCTCGAGCTGAGCACCTTTGAACCATACATAGTAGTATAACGCATTAAGAGTAGCGGGTATATAGATCCATACAGGTCCGGCCTCCGTCATTATACCGAAAGGGAGAAGACGGGATGCTTCCATGACCCAGTAAATTGTAAGAGCATATGCGACCCAGTTCATTATAACTATAAGAGGATTAAGCAGCATGAGAAGCACTGTAAATATCCGCACGAATCCTAGCCTTTTAATTGCGGCAGGGCTGAACAGGGCCAACAGATATTTCCATAAACTTTGCAGCCATCCTCTGAACCACCTTGTTCTCTGCCTTAACCACGGCTCGAATGACACCGGTGCCTCTTCCGAGTGCCTTGCATCCAGTACTTCAATATTCCAACTTGCAATCAATAACCTTATAGCAACCTCCGCATCTTCAGCTAGGTTTGTGGAGTCCCAACCCCCAACATTCTTCAATGCCTTTATTGTGAAATAGTTACCGGTGCCGCCGAGCGGCGCATAAAGCTTCAGCCTTGCCCTACCATTGAGCCAGATGCGAAACCAGGCAGCGAACTCCACTGCGAAAAGTTTAGTGAGCAAAGAATCGTTTTCATTGCTTATTCGGAGTATCACCTGAACTGCTTGGCAACCATGGTTCATTATTGCAGACGCTGCCTTCAGAAAAACATCCCTATCAGGGATATCCTCTACATCCAAGATTGCAACTATTTCTCCAGTGCAGAGGGCGAGCGCGTCGTTCAGAGCACTCGGCTTTGTAGGATAAAACTGCTTCCGAGCAAGCACCTTAACTATACTTGGATATTTCAACTGGTACCATAGAGCTATCCTCTCTCCTTCCGGATCATCCGTCACAACGATAACCTCCTTCTTTTCCTTTGGATAGAGGATATGTTCAACACATATCTCTATTGTCCTCCCCAGTATTGGTTCATTGCGAGCAGGTATTATTGCAGAGATCTTGGGATATTCCTTTAGAGAGATTGAAGGGTTTAATGGGGGTTTCAGTCCTGCACCCGTAATAATAACGTGATACACTCCCCAGATAATGTAGACCGCAGAGACGCCATAGAACAGGGAAGTCACAAATGTTTTTGGTGAAATTATGCATAAGATAACTGCAGCTGTCAACAACAGAGAAAAAATAGTAACTCTAATGCGTATGGACAATCCTGAGTACCTCGCTTACAACCAAATTTGGTATCTCTTGTTCGCCAATGGCGACCAGCAGTATAAACTTTTCAGGGTTAATCATGTCCTTCAGAACTGGCAGTATATCGTTTCTCACAACCAGCAAAACTTTCGCATTATAGTCGGCATATCTCAGAATTGTCTGCAACAGCTCGAACTCTACTCCTGAACTGTCCACCACAAACTCCACTGCTATTGGCTGACTCCCATCCACAAGTAGCGGGATCATATGGGTTACACCGCTTGAGCCTTTTACACTTGCAAGTATAGTTGAACGAAGGTTGGAATCCTTCAACATCTTCTGGATAGAGAGTAGTAGCTCCCCGATCCTTGCCAGTGTTGCAGTTTGCTTGCTGATTTTATAAGTATGGTATGATAAAAGCGAGACCTCATCAAGCTTGAAAATGTGGTTATTATCACAAACCATTCGAACCAATGGATACTGCGATATATTACCACAAGTTATACACCTGAACCCTAGCCCCGGTCTGCCATAATCGATACCAACTCGTTTTAATTCCTTCTTGCAATTCGGACAGATATAGGTGCTCATCCTATCAGTTACGAACTCTTCTACAGGAGCCACGTGATTGCATTCGTAGTGTATAACAAGATCCGATTTGCTGATCCCTCTACCGTTGCAACTTGGACATATTATCTCCACATGCAGCTGCATACTGTTACACCGTGGGCATGAAGGAAAACTTACAGACCCATGCGTAACAAGAAAGCCCCCGTTTTCAATATCTTTTATCTTCTCTGCTGTAAGAAGAAGACCATCTACATCATACACAACACCAAATCCTTGTTTATATCTTGGTTGCAGTATTATTTCAGGATCCTTCAAGTAAGTGGAAAGCAGAACAAAGAGTTTGGGTGCGGCTGTAAAGTAGCCATCCTGCATCTCTTCCTTCAAATATTAATCACTCTTGCTAAATGCACCGTGTATAGCCTGCACAATTTCCACGAGCCGTTCCTTGTCTGTCTTTACGGAGATTCTTGAAAGTATCTCCTGTACGACCTTGCGTTCTAAGATGATCGTTGCAGAACCAAAAATTGTGTAATCCTATTACAAATTCATCAGGTTTATCCGCGATCTCATTTTTTTGTCTGTATATAGCTTCATCGGCGTCGCTATCAATCTTGAAGCCTATCTCCATAATGCGTAAACATGTTATAACACATTTAAGCTGATTGTAGTCTCAGTTGCGTAAAAGTGCTTCTATGGAACTTACTCGTAACTCTAATTCTAATATCGTGTGTATTTAGGTTCCTCGTGGAATTTTAGGGTTCTTACCAAAATTGGTGAGTGAAATCATGATTTCACCTAAATAGATACCTAATATCAATTTGCTAAATTGTCCTTTATAGATGCTACCTGTGAATCATAGTATCTATTTACCCATGTGAACTTCACTTGAACGTTGCTGGTCTTCACTGATCTAATCACGCACCTCCATACTGATTGAATTGGATATTTACCCATGCGAGGCCCACCCTCACTACTGTCTCTGTATACTCGTTAAGGGATGCCACAGTTAGTTCCATGTCCACGAGGCTTGCCCTCAAAATAGATATGTGGTCAAGTCCTTAACCATGATACTTTCTGCATTCCTTCATAACCCAGTAAACTACCTTCAGCAGATTTGACGCAGCTACTGCTGCCTTCTGCTTTCTCTTCTTCCTTGCTATCTTGGCATAGAATTTTGAAACATTGCTATCTGGTGCAGTTCTGACATGAACATACATACATTCGATCATTATCCATCTAAGGTACTTGCTTCCCCTCGTCGTTATCCTCCCATGATACGTCACCCCTCCAGATGAATGTGTTGAGGATACCAGTCCAGCGTAGGAGCATAGATGCGAGTCAGGGAACCTGTTCATGTTTCCAATCTGCTGCTATGAGCAATGCTGAATAGTATCCTATGCCATGTACGCTCATTAACAAACTGCAGTTCTCATCATTGGCAATATGCCTTATCCTTTCCGACGCATTATCAAAAGAGCAGGTATCTCTGCATAGGCTAAATATGTACTAAATTTCACATCTTATTTTTGCAATGCCTTCTTCAGGTCTTCCAGAAGCATCACAGGATGAAGCTCGACTTTTGCATTGAACTTTTGGAATAGCGGTTCTGCAATGGATGGCATCATATGGGCATCAGGCATGTCTGCAATAAAGGCCATGGTTCTCTCCCCTCCCATCTCAAAGAAGTAAGCTGCTTCAGCACGGATATTACGCATGTATTCCTCTATCTCCTGCAGGAATTTTGGGTTCTTTACCATAGCATTCCCTGTTTCTACAGGCATTCTGGCTCGAATCAAGAATCTCATATGCTCCAACGCATGACTCTCAAGCATAAAAGCATTTCCTATCTATCAGATCGTCATTTCATAATTTCTGTAACTTGTATAGTATTTTATGATCACGGCTTTTGTTTTGAAGCAAATGTGCTTGTGCTAATGTAGTGACTCTTTTATTGCATGCGCAGCATCAACATAGAGACGCCATTCTAAACATCTGCAATGGCCATGTTGGGATCATTTCCTGCTGCTTTGACAACTACCTTAACCATGAACTTAGCTTCATACAATGTTAACAGGTACAATGTTAATGGGGTTTTTACTTATCGATTACAACATCATCAATTTACCTATTCATGCTCGTTTCTTAAATTGTTAAAATCGTTTGGCCCTATAGGTGATGTTTTCCTGTCATTATTGAACCAACAACAATGCTTACGATCGTTGCTATTATGAAGGGTAACATGAAGAATGAATTTGTAAAGACGCCTGCGATAAGCAATGCGGTAGCATCGATTGACAAAAGCTCCCCTCCAACAGGTACTGGGGCAGTTACCTGTAGCGTGCCTAATCCCAGGTAAGGAGTTATCCCTTCACTTCCAATAGTGCAGAATATGTAAAGACCCAATTCGTTAGTATTATCTGCAACGTTTGGTCCATCTATGATCACCCATGAGTAACCTCCTGTGCCTCCTGGGTTGACCGTAGCACCACCAAGCCTAGTGATATCAAATGTTCCTCCAGTTCCAAACGGTATTCTTATCGAACTGTTTGCTGGTAAACTATATGTTACCGTAGTACCAGATTTTCTAAGTTCCCATACAGTTGCTCCAGCTGGGGTGACAGCGGCGTTGCAAAATCCTACGTCACCAAAAGCCGCGTCAGGATCATAAGCCCTAATGAAGGTTCCAGACGTTGTTCCGGAGAAATTGCTTGTTATCACAATTTCTGTTGAAGTGCCAGCACTTATGTTGTTCGGATCAGGTGTCACACCAGGAGTGTTTGCAAAAACTGGAACGAATGAGCCTGCTAAAATAATTATTCCAAGAACTGCAGAAACTGGTATGGTTTGCATACTACTATCATTTGCCATGTAATTCAATATCAAATATTCATGTGCAAATATACCCTTTATGCAGTAGCTGCTATTGATGACAAGATTCTGCATCGATTTTATTTGACTACAGCTCTAGAGCTCATAATGCAGAGTGGATAAGCACTCTAACAATTGCATGGGCTCCTTTCTAGAAATGATCTTCGCCATGTATCTATAATTTGGTATGAATAAGTTAACATTAATTGCACAATCTTGACTTCAGACCCTAATTGTTCCATGTGACATATACACTCAAACTCATCATGATTCTAGGCATTTGTAAGTTACATTAAAAACTGACAAATCCTGAATACATGCAAAAGTAAAGCAGTTACAGTGGTTCAGAGAAGCAGTACTGACTTAAAGGGATTGAGACCAGCCAACTATCGGGGATTTTCTGGAGATAAGGCTATTGAACTAAGATACAAGGAGCTGTACGATGGATCTCCTGCTCTTTGCAGAACAATCAATACAGATGGCATCATCCTTGACTGCAATTACTCCTATGCAGAACACTTGGGGTACTCAAAGGAAGAGCTTATTGGAAGATCAATATTTGAAACCACTGCAGAGCAGAGCCTGAATGCCATGCGCGAATCATTTGAGGCGTGGAAGAAAACGGGGGTAGTTCTTGATAGAGAAGTTTGGTTGAAGAGAAAGGATGGAACAGTATTTCCATGCCTAATTAGTGCCACCAATCTGTACGATGAAAACGGTGCGCTGATTGGAAGCAATACCGTGATCAAAGACATCTCAGAAATTTATAAAGTAAGAAAGGAGCTTGAAAAGGCAAATGAGGAGCTAACAAGGCGTGTAAATGATGCCCTCCTATTCGAGCAGATGATAAAGTCACAGCACACAAGACTTAGGCAATTGGCAAAAGAGCTTGAAAAGGCAAATGAGGAACTGAAGCTCAAGGACAGGTTAAAAGACGAATTCATCTGCGTGGCGGCGCATGAGCTAAGGACTCCCATTCAACCTATTTTGGGATATGCGGAGCTTGCAACAAGAAAGGTGATCACCGAAGAGCAGGCGTGGAACGGCGTGATCCAGCACGCCCGCAGGCTGCAGTCTCTGGCAAATGACATTCTTGATGTTAGTCGTATTGAGAGTGGTAACTTGAAGTACCTGATGGCCAAGGTTAGCATCAACAGCATGATTGAGCTAGTGGTGAATAACGCAAACGTGAACCTGCCATCTAATATCATAATATTTACTGACTTGGATCAGGACGTAGAGATTGAGGCAGACAGGGAACGTATCATTCAAGCTCTAACGAATATCATTGATAATGCCATAAAGTTCACGAAGGAGGGCAGCATTACCGTAAAGAGCCGTGTTTTCCCAGATGAAAACAGGGTAGAGATCTCGCTTCGGGATACTGGCTGTGGCATTCCAGAAGAGATACTTCCTAACATCTTCAACAAGTTTGTAACGAAAGGTAATATAGATGCGAGGGTGCAGGGTTCAGGCTTGGGGCTATTCATATGCAAGGCAATAGTAGTTGCCCATGGAGGAGAAATTTTTGCCAGCAATAATCCTCATGGCGGTGCTACGTTCACAATCGTATTGCCGTTAAGTCGTAAATAAAATAAAATGGCAGGAACTTCCACCTATCCATATTCATATTCGTAAGGTCAGGCCTTAAACACGTCTAACCGTATCCTCGATCCTGTCAAGGGCGTCGATCAAGTAATCCCTGCCCTTTTGAATTTTAACAAGAGCGTCATGCAGTGTTCTTATAGCTTCAGCATCAGGCCTGAAATCCTTAATTTCACGTATTAAAGCGTTGATCCTTTCTATCTCTGCACCGGTCTTCTTATCCTCTAGGATGCCAACAAGCAGGAAGGGTCTGAAGGGCTTCTCAATAAATTCAACTATTTGTCTGAGCTTTTGCACTGACTCGATGAGAGTTTCCTTCACATATGCTGATGCGAATATTATTCTTTGATTGGGATTCATGGCCAGTATATGTTTTGCAGCCTCCATGCCGTCCATATTGGGCATCCTGTAGTCGAGAACGACAACATCAAACGGTGACCCTCCGCCTGCAGTTGCTCCTGTTCCTTTTAGCGCATTGCTATAGACCTTTATGCACTGTTCACCATCAGCAGTAACTACAACGCTATGGTTCCTTGCTTCCAACGCAATCTTGTACTGCATTGCAATCGCGCTGTCATCTTCGGCTATCAAAATACGCAAAGATTCATTCAATTCCTTATCATATTGATCTACCATAGGACTTTGCATGCTGCTCATTCATTTACAAACAATGATAGAAATGATATATTCATTGGTATGTAACACATAGTTACACGCATCATGGTTTGTTTAAGTTTCCTTAAAATTGGATCTGGCGAATGGTCAAAATAATGACTTCAGGAATTTGTTCTAGGTAAATAGAAAAAAATGTATGTAAAGTTGCTGCTAGGCACCTTCTTTTTCATAGGATCTGAATCTAATAGCGAATACTGCAACAGCAATTCCAGCAATGAGGGGAAGCACCCATGAGGTGTTAAGGAGCATACCCGCAAGCACCAATGAACTCATGTCTATTGCCAGCAACTCGCCACCCACTGGTTCGCCATTGCCATTCTCAGGTGGGACGCCGTTATCATAGCAGAAAGTTATGTGGCTAATACCAAACGGCTTCTTGTTGTCT includes the following:
- a CDS encoding response regulator, with the translated sequence MSSMQSPMVDQYDKELNESLRILIAEDDSAIAMQYKIALEARNHSVVVTADGEQCIKVYSNALKGTGATAGGGSPFDVVVLDYRMPNMDGMEAAKHILAMNPNQRIIFASAYVKETLIESVQKLRQIVEFIEKPFRPFLLVGILEDKKTGAEIERINALIREIKDFRPDAEAIRTLHDALVKIQKGRDYLIDALDRIEDTVRRV
- a CDS encoding PAS domain-containing sensor histidine kinase, with protein sequence MVQRSSTDLKGLRPANYRGFSGDKAIELRYKELYDGSPALCRTINTDGIILDCNYSYAEHLGYSKEELIGRSIFETTAEQSLNAMRESFEAWKKTGVVLDREVWLKRKDGTVFPCLISATNLYDENGALIGSNTVIKDISEIYKVRKELEKANEELTRRVNDALLFEQMIKSQHTRLRQLAKELEKANEELKLKDRLKDEFICVAAHELRTPIQPILGYAELATRKVITEEQAWNGVIQHARRLQSLANDILDVSRIESGNLKYLMAKVSINSMIELVVNNANVNLPSNIIIFTDLDQDVEIEADRERIIQALTNIIDNAIKFTKEGSITVKSRVFPDENRVEISLRDTGCGIPEEILPNIFNKFVTKGNIDARVQGSGLGLFICKAIVVAHGGEIFASNNPHGGATFTIVLPLSRK
- a CDS encoding glycosyltransferase family 2 protein, with product MTSLFYGVSAVYIIWGVYHVIITGAGLKPPLNPSISLKEYPKISAIIPARNEPILGRTIEICVEHILYPKEKKEVIVVTDDPEGERIALWYQLKYPSIVKVLARKQFYPTKPSALNDALALCTGEIVAILDVEDIPDRDVFLKAASAIMNHGCQAVQVILRISNENDSLLTKLFAVEFAAWFRIWLNGRARLKLYAPLGGTGNYFTIKALKNVGGWDSTNLAEDAEVAIRLLIASWNIEVLDARHSEEAPVSFEPWLRQRTRWFRGWLQSLWKYLLALFSPAAIKRLGFVRIFTVLLMLLNPLIVIMNWVAYALTIYWVMEASRLLPFGIMTEAGPVWIYIPATLNALYYYVWFKGAQLEGISLDRRYALHIIYYLNIMMPLAALRAFYQEIFKPVFWEKTKHIGRGVRWVGTEKIEYEH
- a CDS encoding transposase; amino-acid sequence: MNRFPDSHLCSYAGLVSSTHSSGGVTYHGRITTRGSKYLRWIMIECMYVHVRTAPDSNVSKFYAKIARKKRKQKAAVAASNLLKVVYWVMKECRKYHG